The following proteins are encoded in a genomic region of Gimesia algae:
- a CDS encoding PDZ domain-containing protein, with translation MRTRLILLTGFALCMASLFCITEVSAKDEAQPLPQQAIDYILDLESDDFQARQQATKKLPEYGAQIIDPLLKVTQGDSLEAAVRAILVIEQVYIQGKEKSVSRAEDALEQLANAKNPSVAIRAEEAIDRHADIREKRAVREITKMGGKVTFWTAEDIARTPGANTREPGQVRYIVLGEKWWSETEKTTGITATGGDKKAGGGDEQTGGKEKGSEKEGGRERGLRFIKRIRNLDTLYMIKGNTIPEVAMDDLMRALPATRFQTRDSDAMLGISSQAGGNENGGCLVGDVSEGLAAANAGIHSGDLIIKFGEDKVENFNSLVDLIGKKEAGNKVEVLLIRNGKPKSVKVTLSSWLDR, from the coding sequence ATGAGAACCCGCTTGATTTTGCTGACCGGTTTTGCGCTGTGCATGGCGTCCCTCTTCTGCATCACAGAGGTTAGTGCCAAGGACGAAGCGCAGCCGCTGCCTCAGCAGGCCATCGACTACATTCTGGACCTCGAAAGTGATGACTTCCAGGCCCGTCAGCAGGCCACAAAAAAACTACCCGAATATGGTGCGCAAATTATCGACCCCCTGCTGAAAGTAACCCAGGGAGACAGCCTGGAGGCGGCAGTCCGTGCGATTCTGGTGATCGAACAGGTTTATATTCAGGGGAAGGAGAAATCCGTAAGTCGGGCAGAAGACGCGCTGGAACAGTTGGCCAATGCCAAAAATCCATCGGTAGCCATCCGTGCGGAAGAGGCCATCGATCGCCACGCTGATATTCGCGAGAAACGTGCGGTGCGTGAAATTACAAAAATGGGCGGCAAAGTCACTTTCTGGACGGCTGAAGACATTGCCAGAACACCAGGTGCGAATACGCGGGAACCAGGTCAGGTCCGTTATATTGTGCTGGGTGAGAAGTGGTGGTCGGAGACTGAAAAAACAACAGGAATCACCGCAACAGGCGGAGATAAAAAAGCAGGTGGCGGGGATGAGCAAACAGGTGGAAAAGAAAAAGGAAGTGAAAAGGAAGGCGGAAGGGAACGCGGCCTGCGGTTTATTAAACGGATCAGAAATCTGGATACGCTCTACATGATCAAAGGAAATACGATCCCGGAAGTGGCCATGGATGATTTAATGAGAGCACTTCCCGCGACCCGCTTCCAGACGCGTGACAGTGATGCCATGCTGGGCATCTCTTCGCAGGCGGGAGGAAACGAAAACGGTGGATGTCTGGTCGGAGACGTCAGTGAAGGGCTGGCTGCCGCGAATGCGGGCATCCACTCTGGTGATCTGATCATCAAATTTGGCGAGGATAAAGTGGAAAACTTTAACAGCCTGGTGGATCTTATCGGTAAAAAAGAAGCGGGTAACAAAGTTGAGGTCCTGCTGATTCGAAACGGGAAACCGAAATCAGTCAAGGTCACACTCAGCAGCTGGCTGGATCGATAA
- a CDS encoding neutral/alkaline non-lysosomal ceramidase N-terminal domain-containing protein, translating into MSSRILLTLILPACFLFQTVTSSETQAETTKLRAGAAAVDITPAVGTSLDGVISKNGPVTGVHDRIFSRALVLDDGKTRIAICVNDLCMVERSYFDRAKKIVFEKTGLPVDRILMTSTHTHAAPRVPYGRASDQDDAYYEQLIKQMAAAIIQAEQNLAPAQIAWGSFDAGKYAACRRFLAEKGSVSLNPFGVAGEQIKSVAGQSKSIIQPAAPIDPQCSLLSVQHRDGTPLAVLGNMSIHYCGGYQKGQISADYFGAYARQLAKKLTTEKSDPPFVGMLSNGTSGNVGAVMKQDKKKYAAFEWIEESGKQFAEQSLKVINQLNYKSDLNIEMLEQELELGIRRPDPARLAWAREILEHPQQKTAHRWAKIYATEAVELSKYPPTEKIKIQAIRIGELGIVGLPCEVFTETGLAIKDQSPFQATFSMELANGSSGYLPTPRQHALGGYETWPARSSYLEIDAETHIRQTALKLLNQLHD; encoded by the coding sequence ATGTCATCTCGCATATTATTGACACTGATCCTGCCTGCCTGTTTTCTGTTTCAAACCGTGACTTCCAGCGAAACACAAGCGGAGACCACAAAACTGCGGGCAGGTGCCGCTGCTGTCGACATCACACCGGCTGTGGGCACTTCACTGGATGGGGTCATCTCTAAAAATGGTCCGGTCACCGGGGTGCATGATCGGATCTTTTCGCGGGCGCTGGTGCTCGATGACGGGAAGACTCGGATTGCCATTTGCGTGAATGATCTGTGCATGGTCGAGCGGAGTTACTTCGATCGGGCCAAGAAGATCGTCTTTGAAAAAACCGGCCTGCCCGTGGATCGCATCCTGATGACCAGCACACACACGCATGCCGCACCACGTGTGCCGTATGGCCGTGCGAGTGATCAAGACGACGCCTATTACGAACAACTGATCAAGCAGATGGCGGCCGCCATCATCCAGGCCGAACAGAACCTGGCTCCCGCGCAAATTGCCTGGGGCTCCTTCGATGCCGGCAAGTACGCAGCCTGTCGCCGGTTTCTGGCAGAGAAAGGGAGTGTCTCTTTAAACCCATTCGGAGTAGCGGGAGAACAGATCAAGTCGGTCGCCGGTCAGAGCAAATCGATCATTCAGCCCGCGGCTCCGATTGACCCGCAGTGTTCCCTGCTCTCGGTTCAGCATCGAGATGGGACGCCTCTGGCGGTCCTGGGTAACATGAGCATTCACTATTGCGGCGGTTATCAGAAAGGACAGATCAGTGCCGACTATTTTGGCGCTTACGCTCGACAACTCGCGAAAAAACTGACGACGGAAAAATCCGACCCCCCGTTTGTGGGCATGCTCTCTAACGGTACAAGTGGCAATGTGGGTGCGGTGATGAAACAGGACAAAAAGAAGTACGCCGCGTTTGAGTGGATCGAAGAGTCAGGCAAACAGTTTGCAGAACAGTCGCTGAAAGTCATAAATCAGCTGAATTACAAATCAGACCTGAATATTGAAATGCTCGAACAGGAACTTGAGCTGGGAATTCGTCGTCCCGATCCTGCACGGCTGGCCTGGGCCCGGGAGATTCTGGAGCATCCCCAGCAGAAAACCGCTCATCGCTGGGCGAAGATTTACGCAACCGAAGCGGTTGAACTCAGTAAGTATCCACCGACAGAAAAGATTAAAATCCAGGCGATTCGCATTGGTGAGCTGGGGATCGTGGGGCTGCCTTGCGAAGTCTTTACGGAAACCGGACTGGCCATCAAAGATCAGAGCCCATTCCAGGCAACCTTCTCCATGGAACTGGCGAATGGCTCCAGCGGCTATTTGCCGACTCCCCGGCAGCATGCATTGGGAGGCTATGAAACCTGGCCGGCCCGCAGCAGTTACCTGGAAATCGATGCGGAAACTCACATTCGCCAGACCGCATTGAAACTGCTCAACCAGCTACATGATTGA
- a CDS encoding glycoside hydrolase family 88 protein → MKFPLLTLCLTLVTLLSAPPVSVFADPVHADKPEATVDFKSAVKQKLQSLQKQPALIHSAIGVTRKETPIPCVYSKEDLNLNTGKTRILLIGGLDGSQASVNAVIEAVEWFYTAKEAAPLRDKYSLSAVPIANPDGWVLQQGPKNASGGNPTHGYPPMGDAYLSPTKPEAEYLWRWIGMHAPDLVLDIREGKQFQWVVPVDSLPTTKTLGKELQPQIKPVFGWELVSALAFKSPSGVGRVPALAVELDASNPRAFLPELLTAMEQISFQGPSPARLELMRRLQRTPIQVATQLSKVYGNDLGRLSYLPVLSLISQIKLGELTADPSRLAAIEQITQAYLKKNPEPLTKGGGGSLIAGHLLFSELAKATGNPEYLQLAKQAADLGFDKQGNMRESMPHHVEMSDAVFMSCPILAAVGRLTGETKYYDMALKHWRFIQNMDQRPDGIYQNSPLSIAAWGRGNGFPALGLALVLSELPLNSPLREQFIAGHRKHLEALSRHQDPNGMWHQVIDHPGSYREMTSTCMITFSMIRGVRAGWLDAKIYTPIIERAWYAIKTRVAFDGTLVDVCTGTGKQKDLRGYLDRTAILGTDTRGGAMAFLVSNEMAQWQNERDNAAQQKLD, encoded by the coding sequence ATGAAATTTCCTCTGCTGACGCTCTGCCTGACCCTCGTTACTCTGCTGTCTGCTCCACCTGTCTCCGTGTTTGCAGATCCCGTCCATGCAGATAAACCGGAAGCAACCGTTGATTTCAAGTCGGCGGTCAAACAAAAGTTACAGTCGCTGCAGAAACAGCCTGCATTGATTCATTCCGCCATCGGTGTCACCCGCAAAGAAACACCCATCCCCTGTGTGTATTCCAAAGAGGACCTGAATCTGAACACGGGGAAAACCCGGATCCTGCTCATTGGCGGACTGGACGGTTCACAGGCCTCTGTGAATGCGGTGATTGAAGCGGTCGAATGGTTTTACACTGCGAAAGAGGCCGCACCACTGCGGGATAAATATTCACTCTCCGCCGTTCCCATCGCCAACCCGGATGGCTGGGTGCTGCAACAGGGCCCGAAAAATGCTTCGGGTGGAAATCCGACGCACGGTTATCCGCCAATGGGAGACGCGTATCTCAGCCCGACCAAACCGGAAGCCGAATATCTGTGGCGGTGGATTGGTATGCATGCCCCGGATCTGGTACTTGATATCCGCGAAGGAAAACAGTTTCAATGGGTCGTCCCCGTCGACAGTCTGCCAACAACGAAAACATTGGGGAAAGAATTACAACCACAGATCAAACCGGTTTTCGGTTGGGAACTGGTTTCGGCTCTCGCCTTCAAATCACCGTCGGGCGTCGGTCGTGTGCCGGCTTTGGCTGTGGAACTGGATGCGAGCAACCCTCGCGCGTTTCTACCTGAGCTGTTGACCGCGATGGAACAGATCTCCTTTCAAGGGCCTTCCCCTGCCCGGCTGGAATTAATGCGACGTCTGCAGCGAACTCCAATACAGGTCGCGACGCAACTGTCAAAAGTATACGGCAACGACCTGGGGCGGCTCTCGTATCTTCCTGTGCTCTCCCTGATCAGTCAGATCAAACTGGGCGAACTGACGGCTGACCCGAGTCGTCTGGCAGCGATAGAACAAATTACGCAGGCCTACCTCAAGAAAAATCCAGAGCCCCTTACCAAGGGAGGCGGCGGCAGTCTAATCGCCGGGCATCTGCTGTTTTCCGAACTGGCGAAAGCGACTGGAAACCCCGAGTACCTTCAGTTGGCGAAACAGGCGGCTGACCTCGGATTTGATAAGCAGGGAAACATGCGTGAATCGATGCCGCACCATGTGGAGATGAGCGATGCGGTATTCATGTCCTGCCCCATCCTGGCAGCCGTTGGTCGACTGACGGGAGAAACGAAGTATTACGACATGGCGCTCAAGCACTGGCGGTTCATTCAGAACATGGACCAGCGGCCGGACGGCATCTACCAGAATTCACCTCTCAGCATAGCGGCCTGGGGACGCGGTAACGGCTTTCCGGCTTTGGGGCTGGCATTAGTCCTGTCAGAACTCCCTTTGAACTCTCCGTTGCGGGAACAGTTCATTGCCGGACATCGGAAACATCTGGAAGCGCTCAGTCGCCATCAGGATCCGAACGGCATGTGGCATCAGGTGATTGATCATCCGGGAAGTTACCGTGAAATGACATCCACCTGCATGATCACATTTTCGATGATTCGTGGCGTGCGGGCAGGCTGGCTGGACGCCAAGATCTATACGCCGATCATCGAACGCGCCTGGTATGCCATCAAAACCCGCGTCGCCTTTGATGGCACCCTCGTTGATGTCTGTACGGGAACCGGTAAGCAGAAAGACCTCCGCGGTTATCTGGATCGCACGGCGATTCTGGGTACCGATACCCGAGGCGGTGCGATGGCGTTTCTCGTCTCCAACGAAATGGCACAGTGGCAGAATGAACGTGACAATGCCGCCCAGCAGAAGCTGGATTAA
- a CDS encoding PKD domain-containing protein has product MPTSSLRHKYCLILFTVICVHTLAANLPAAESETDPEFAPIVRVVDLNVDESTTVTLSNGEQVQVKLLDLKETRDPIRQAVRSAIVAVEVDGERIKLESGMYNLPQTIGKVQIDCSITGGYNSNGTPAFWGLDKDARLRLWPKDSPLIKPGSFIYPVDQRWFATRTWYDNEPVDGGTKILPKIYYHSGLDIGGAEKLTRVIAATDAIVVSSGNEVLDAHKKDTPVAPRYDVVYLLDSRGWYYRYSHLHEINDRIKPGRIIKQGDEIGILGKKGASGGWSHLHFEIKSRQPSGKWGTQAGYGFLWEAYKNQYQPKLVANSRRKHFIKAGDSTTLKGTQSYSVNDSIQSYEWTFTDGTTATGAEIKRTYDKPGVYSEILKVTDKAGNVDYDFAEVHVLDPQNMEEYVPRIHASYWPSLNNKVGEPITFKVRSFGNTTGEELWDFGDGSPTVSVKSDGNVKPLNEAGYAITKHTYQNPGDYLVKVERSREDGVKAVTHLHVRVEP; this is encoded by the coding sequence ATGCCGACATCTTCCCTGCGTCATAAGTACTGTCTCATCCTCTTCACCGTCATCTGTGTTCACACACTGGCCGCGAATCTCCCTGCTGCGGAATCAGAAACCGATCCGGAATTCGCTCCGATTGTCCGCGTCGTCGATCTGAATGTGGACGAATCGACCACCGTGACACTCAGTAACGGCGAACAGGTCCAGGTGAAATTACTCGATCTGAAGGAAACTCGCGATCCCATTCGACAGGCTGTGCGCAGTGCCATCGTCGCAGTCGAAGTGGATGGCGAAAGGATCAAGCTGGAATCAGGGATGTACAATCTGCCGCAGACGATTGGAAAAGTACAGATCGACTGTTCAATTACCGGCGGATACAATTCCAACGGAACCCCTGCATTCTGGGGGCTCGATAAAGATGCCCGCCTGCGTTTGTGGCCCAAAGATTCGCCGCTGATCAAACCAGGATCGTTTATCTATCCCGTCGACCAGCGCTGGTTTGCCACAAGAACATGGTACGACAACGAACCCGTCGATGGTGGTACGAAAATCCTGCCGAAAATCTACTATCACAGCGGTCTCGATATCGGCGGTGCCGAGAAGCTGACGCGCGTCATCGCTGCTACCGATGCGATTGTGGTTTCATCGGGCAATGAAGTGCTCGATGCTCACAAAAAAGATACGCCGGTCGCACCACGGTATGATGTCGTCTACCTCCTCGATTCCCGAGGCTGGTATTACCGCTATAGCCACCTGCATGAAATCAATGACCGCATCAAACCTGGACGTATCATTAAACAGGGCGACGAAATTGGCATCCTCGGCAAAAAAGGGGCCAGCGGCGGCTGGTCGCATCTGCACTTCGAAATCAAAAGCCGACAACCGTCAGGCAAATGGGGCACGCAGGCTGGCTATGGGTTTCTGTGGGAAGCATACAAGAATCAATACCAACCCAAACTGGTTGCCAACAGCCGCCGCAAACACTTTATCAAGGCGGGCGATTCAACCACTCTGAAGGGAACGCAATCCTATAGCGTTAACGACAGCATCCAAAGCTATGAGTGGACTTTCACCGATGGCACGACGGCAACCGGAGCGGAAATCAAACGGACCTATGACAAGCCCGGCGTCTATAGCGAAATTCTGAAAGTCACCGACAAAGCCGGCAACGTCGATTATGATTTCGCGGAAGTCCACGTGCTCGATCCTCAAAACATGGAAGAGTATGTGCCACGCATTCACGCTTCTTACTGGCCTTCCCTTAATAACAAAGTCGGCGAACCGATTACATTCAAAGTCCGCTCGTTCGGAAATACGACAGGGGAAGAACTCTGGGATTTCGGTGACGGCAGCCCAACCGTCAGCGTCAAATCAGATGGCAACGTGAAACCTCTGAATGAAGCTGGCTACGCGATCACAAAACACACCTATCAGAATCCGGGCGATTACCTGGTGAAAGTCGAACGCAGCCGCGAAGATGGGGTGAAAGCGGTAACACACCTGCATGTGCGGGTAGAACCGTAA
- the larB gene encoding nickel pincer cofactor biosynthesis protein LarB, which yields MSDDQLSQLFEQVRQGALSVEQAVEQFQEQAPQKTGALASASIDLDRSTRCGYPEVVFCEGKTSASLVEIFTLLLEANQRCLGTRISEEQAETVLKQFPQAIYNQTARTIRIPEKDAAFDEELISGKITVLTAGTSDRPVAEEAIETLIWMGYEPDFIIDVGVAGPHRLQEQLPRIQNVSAIVVAAGMEGALPSVVGGWVSCPVIAVPTSVGYGASLGGMAALLGMLNSCAANVTVVNINAGFKAGFIAGLIADQKQTTP from the coding sequence ATGTCCGATGACCAGCTTTCTCAACTGTTTGAGCAGGTCCGTCAGGGGGCGCTGTCTGTGGAACAGGCTGTCGAACAGTTCCAGGAACAGGCGCCTCAAAAAACAGGCGCACTTGCTTCCGCGAGCATCGACCTGGATCGCAGTACGCGGTGTGGCTATCCCGAAGTCGTATTCTGCGAAGGAAAAACCTCTGCCTCCCTGGTGGAAATTTTCACACTGCTGCTGGAAGCAAATCAGCGTTGCCTGGGAACGCGCATCTCAGAAGAACAGGCGGAAACCGTGCTCAAACAGTTTCCCCAGGCGATCTACAATCAGACAGCGCGCACCATTCGCATTCCAGAAAAAGATGCCGCCTTCGATGAAGAACTGATCTCAGGCAAAATCACCGTCTTAACCGCGGGCACCAGTGATCGTCCTGTTGCAGAAGAAGCCATCGAAACGTTGATCTGGATGGGCTACGAGCCGGACTTCATTATCGATGTGGGTGTCGCAGGCCCTCATCGTCTGCAGGAGCAACTGCCGCGGATTCAGAATGTCTCGGCCATCGTTGTCGCCGCCGGTATGGAAGGCGCACTCCCTTCTGTTGTCGGAGGCTGGGTCTCCTGCCCGGTCATCGCCGTTCCCACCAGCGTCGGCTATGGTGCCAGCCTGGGAGGCATGGCAGCGTTACTGGGTATGCTTAACAGTTGTGCTGCGAATGTGACTGTGGTTAATATCAATGCAGGCTTCAAAGCCGGTTTTATCGCCGGCCTGATTGCTGACCAGAAACAGACAACCCCCTGA
- the acs gene encoding acetate--CoA ligase yields MSDQVNENIESVLQETRSFPPPAEFVEQANISSMEEYQELWNRAKDDPAGFWGDLAQDLEWSQPYESVLEGEMPETTWFKGGKINASVNCIDRHLDSWRKNKAAIIWEGEPGDTRVLRYQDLYREVCKFANCLKKLGVETGDRVTLYMPMVPELAIAMLACSRIGATHSIIFGGFSADAIADRNNDAQAKLVITADGGWRRGKNIPLKEAVDQSMEKSPSVEKVVVYRRTGCEVDMVPDRDYWWHDLMDDASPECDPVELDSEHPLFILYTSGSTGKPKGVQHSTGGYLLGAKMTSEWVFDLKEDDTYWCTADIGWITGHSYIVYGPLANGATTVMYEGAPNWPDEGRFWEIVEKYQVNIFYTAPTAIRAFIKWGDEWPNKYDLSSLRLLGTVGEPINPEAWMWYHTVIGQERCPIVDTWWQTETGGIMMSPLPGVTATKPGSCTTPLPGVVPDIVSADGESLGDNQGGLLVMRQPWPHMLRTLYGDHERFKEVYFSTIPGSYLAGDSARRDEDGYYWIMGRIDDVINVSGHRLSTMEVESALVSHPKVAEAAVVGYPHELKGEGICCFVSLKTDDSPDELKDELKQHVRTQIGVVATPDQIRFAAALPKTRSGKIMRRLLRDIAAGRESIGDTTTLEDFSVIANLSKSDD; encoded by the coding sequence ATGAGTGACCAGGTTAACGAAAACATTGAAAGTGTTCTTCAGGAAACTCGATCATTTCCGCCGCCAGCCGAGTTTGTAGAGCAAGCCAATATCTCCAGCATGGAAGAATACCAGGAACTCTGGAACCGGGCAAAAGATGATCCCGCCGGTTTCTGGGGCGATCTGGCTCAAGACCTCGAATGGTCTCAACCTTATGAGAGCGTGCTCGAAGGCGAAATGCCCGAAACCACATGGTTCAAAGGGGGCAAGATCAATGCTTCGGTCAACTGCATCGACCGGCATCTGGACAGTTGGCGTAAGAACAAAGCCGCGATTATCTGGGAAGGCGAACCAGGCGACACGCGCGTCCTGCGTTATCAGGACCTGTATCGCGAAGTCTGCAAGTTCGCCAATTGCCTGAAAAAACTGGGCGTGGAAACCGGCGACCGCGTCACACTCTACATGCCTATGGTTCCCGAACTTGCGATTGCCATGCTGGCCTGCTCCCGCATTGGCGCCACCCACTCCATCATCTTTGGTGGTTTCAGTGCGGACGCCATCGCTGACCGCAACAATGATGCCCAGGCAAAACTGGTGATCACCGCCGATGGTGGCTGGCGACGTGGTAAGAACATTCCACTGAAAGAAGCCGTCGATCAGAGTATGGAAAAATCTCCCAGTGTCGAAAAGGTCGTCGTTTACCGTCGCACCGGTTGTGAAGTGGATATGGTCCCTGACCGCGATTACTGGTGGCACGATCTGATGGATGATGCTTCGCCTGAATGTGATCCCGTCGAGCTCGACAGCGAACACCCGCTGTTCATCCTCTACACTTCCGGAAGTACCGGCAAACCCAAGGGCGTGCAACACTCCACCGGCGGTTATCTGCTGGGAGCCAAAATGACCTCCGAGTGGGTCTTCGATCTGAAAGAAGATGACACCTACTGGTGTACCGCGGACATTGGCTGGATCACCGGGCATAGCTACATCGTCTATGGTCCGCTTGCCAACGGTGCGACAACTGTGATGTATGAAGGTGCTCCCAACTGGCCCGATGAAGGCCGCTTCTGGGAGATCGTCGAAAAGTATCAGGTTAACATTTTCTACACCGCGCCCACCGCAATTCGCGCCTTCATTAAATGGGGCGATGAATGGCCCAACAAATACGATCTGTCCAGCCTGCGTCTATTGGGAACCGTCGGGGAACCGATCAACCCGGAAGCCTGGATGTGGTATCACACCGTGATCGGTCAGGAGCGCTGCCCGATTGTCGATACGTGGTGGCAGACCGAAACCGGCGGGATCATGATGAGTCCCCTGCCCGGTGTGACCGCAACCAAACCCGGCAGTTGTACGACTCCCCTGCCTGGCGTCGTTCCGGATATTGTCTCAGCAGACGGAGAAAGCCTCGGCGATAACCAGGGCGGACTTCTGGTAATGCGTCAACCCTGGCCTCACATGCTGCGAACCCTGTATGGCGACCACGAACGGTTCAAAGAAGTCTACTTCAGTACCATTCCCGGAAGTTATCTGGCTGGCGACAGTGCCCGTCGTGATGAAGACGGTTATTACTGGATCATGGGCCGCATCGATGATGTGATCAATGTCTCCGGTCACCGACTGAGTACGATGGAAGTCGAAAGCGCTCTTGTCTCGCATCCCAAAGTAGCGGAAGCCGCCGTCGTGGGTTACCCGCATGAACTCAAAGGGGAAGGCATCTGCTGCTTTGTCTCACTGAAAACGGATGACAGCCCGGACGAATTGAAGGATGAACTGAAACAGCACGTGCGGACCCAGATTGGTGTCGTCGCGACTCCCGATCAGATCCGCTTCGCCGCCGCACTACCTAAAACCCGCAGTGGTAAAATCATGCGACGTCTGCTGCGTGATATCGCTGCCGGCCGGGAAAGTATCGGGGATACCACGACACTGGAAGATTTCAGCGTCATCGCCAATTTGAGTAAAAGTGACGACTGA
- a CDS encoding phytanoyl-CoA dioxygenase family protein produces MTHQKGTAMNRQEIVAEYHSQGFIHLPAWYAGEELAEIRSAIERYNREVVPGVPESDVVFEADGTAIRNCWRMQAHDPFFTRLPAEERLQTLIAELVNGTPTCMGVETFNKPAKVGSGVPPHQDNAYFCQAPPDVLTVWIALDDVTPQNGPVHYLPGSHTNGVHEHVPSGVKGNSFGLAEPVDETQAKAALLKAGDVLIHHSQTIHFSAPNVSDFPRLGLLLVFRGEHTQDSPEMKAAYQKARALMEAGTS; encoded by the coding sequence ATGACTCATCAGAAGGGAACGGCAATGAACCGGCAGGAAATCGTCGCGGAATATCACTCTCAGGGATTTATCCATCTTCCCGCCTGGTATGCAGGTGAGGAACTGGCTGAAATCAGGTCGGCCATCGAACGCTACAACCGGGAAGTCGTGCCGGGGGTGCCTGAAAGTGATGTCGTATTTGAAGCCGATGGAACTGCCATTCGCAACTGCTGGCGGATGCAGGCGCATGATCCCTTCTTTACCAGACTCCCTGCGGAAGAACGGCTGCAGACTCTGATTGCAGAACTGGTCAACGGCACGCCGACCTGCATGGGTGTCGAAACCTTCAACAAACCTGCGAAGGTAGGATCGGGTGTGCCCCCGCATCAGGACAATGCCTATTTCTGCCAGGCCCCGCCGGATGTACTCACCGTCTGGATCGCTTTGGATGATGTGACTCCCCAGAATGGTCCGGTGCATTATCTGCCTGGTTCTCATACGAATGGTGTGCACGAACACGTGCCCTCCGGCGTCAAAGGCAACTCCTTCGGACTGGCAGAGCCGGTAGACGAAACTCAGGCGAAGGCAGCGCTGTTAAAGGCGGGCGATGTCCTGATCCATCACAGTCAGACGATTCATTTCAGCGCACCGAATGTCAGCGATTTCCCCCGCCTGGGGCTATTGCTCGTCTTTCGTGGCGAACATACACAGGATTCTCCGGAAATGAAAGCTGCTTACCAGAAAGCCCGGGCATTGATGGAAGCCGGGACCAGCTAA
- a CDS encoding cell division protein FtsQ/DivIB: protein MSRKTSKKRPAKKKVKVVEEEVETGEETPSLFSPSSLIRLLFRPKVLLVLAVSVTGLFFFQKVKQQIPDLSQREEYQIETKELSLQPAPPHYVPIDIVDQVIKRSELPARVSLLDQGLVLKIADAFQKHPWVQKVISVRKTNTVEVEILFRKPAAMVELKQGLFPVDNAGVLLPPEDFSVSDARRFPIITGVSSIPAGPAGTSWGDTTVTGAAQLAEALGPHWKELDIVSIEAPPRVAADVTLDDLIYRLITTGGSEIVWGRSPKSQRRGELRVDQKIGKLEKYYRDYGGFDRPHGPYEIDIRHWQEISRRPLKQQSNQRTLMRR from the coding sequence ATGAGTCGAAAAACCAGCAAAAAACGACCGGCCAAAAAGAAGGTCAAAGTGGTCGAAGAAGAAGTGGAAACGGGGGAAGAAACGCCTTCCCTGTTCAGCCCTTCGTCATTGATCCGCCTGTTGTTTCGTCCTAAGGTACTGCTGGTTCTGGCAGTGTCTGTGACCGGTCTGTTCTTCTTTCAGAAAGTGAAGCAGCAGATTCCTGATCTGTCCCAGCGCGAAGAATATCAGATCGAAACCAAAGAACTCTCTCTGCAGCCGGCACCCCCGCATTATGTCCCGATTGACATTGTCGACCAGGTCATCAAACGCAGCGAATTACCCGCGCGGGTCTCGCTGCTCGATCAGGGACTGGTGCTTAAAATTGCCGACGCGTTTCAGAAACATCCCTGGGTGCAGAAAGTCATATCAGTCCGCAAAACGAACACGGTGGAAGTGGAAATACTATTCCGCAAACCCGCTGCCATGGTCGAATTGAAACAGGGGCTGTTTCCGGTCGACAATGCGGGAGTCCTGTTACCGCCCGAAGACTTTTCCGTCTCCGATGCCCGCCGCTTCCCGATCATCACAGGTGTCAGTTCGATCCCAGCCGGACCGGCGGGGACATCCTGGGGCGACACGACCGTGACCGGCGCCGCCCAGCTGGCAGAAGCACTGGGACCACACTGGAAAGAACTGGATATTGTCTCCATCGAAGCCCCGCCACGCGTGGCTGCGGACGTCACTCTGGATGATCTGATCTATCGTCTGATCACAACCGGCGGTTCGGAAATTGTCTGGGGACGATCACCCAAAAGTCAGCGTCGAGGTGAATTACGCGTCGATCAGAAAATCGGCAAGCTGGAAAAGTACTACCGTGATTACGGCGGCTTCGATCGCCCACATGGTCCGTATGAAATTGACATTCGCCACTGGCAGGAAATTTCCCGTCGCCCGCTCAAACAACAGAGCAACCAGCGCACGCTGATGCGCCGCTGA